The Streptomyces sp. TLI_105 DNA segment ACCGGGTTGACCTTGCCGGGCATGATGGACGAACCGGCCTGCCGTGGAGGGAGGTGGATCTCCCCGAGGCCGGCCTGTGGTCCCGAGGAGAGCAGCCGCAGGTCGTTGCAGATCTTGGACAGCTTCACGGCGATCCGCTTGAGCACTCCGGACAGGTGCACGAAGACGCCGACGTCCTGGGTGGCCTCGACGAGGTCGGGCGCGGAGACGAGCGTGGGGATGCCCGTCAGCCGGCGCAGCTCCTCCACCGCCCGCTCGCGGTAGCCGGGGCGGGCGTTGAGTCCGGTGCCGATGGCCGTGCCGCCGAGGTTGAGCTCGTGCAGCAGGGGTCTGACCTCGGCGAGCCGCTGCTCGTCCTCGGCGAGGGTGGCGGCGTACGCCCCGAACTCCTGGCCCAGTGTCATGGGGACGGCGTCCTGCAGCTGGGTGCGGCCCATCTTCAGGACGTCGGCGAACTCGGCGGCCTTGCCCTCGAAGGCGCCGCGCAGTCCGGCCAGGGCGACGAGCAGGTCGGCGACGTGCGCGTCCAGGGCCAGTCTCAGGGCCGTCGGGTAGACGTCGTTGGTGCTCTGGCCGAGGTTGACGTGGTCGAGGGGGTGCAGGACCGCGTACTCCCCGCGGGAGCGGCCGAGCAGTTCCAGGGCGCGGTTGGCGATCACCTCGTTGGCGTTCATGTTGGTCGAGGTGCCCGCGCCGCCCTGGATGAGGTCGACCACGAACTGGTCCCGCAGGGCTCCGTCGCGGATCTCGGCGCAGGCGGTCTCGATGGCCGAGGCGAGCGGGGCGTCCAGGGCGCCGACCTGAGCGTTGGCGCGGGCCGCGGCGCACTTGACCGCCGCCAGGGCGCCGATCAGGTGCGGCCGGGCGGCGAGGGTCTCCCCGGTGAGGGGGAAGTTGGCCACCGCCCGGACGGTGTGCGCGCCGTAGTAGGCGTCCGCCGGCACGTCGACGTCACCGAGCATGTCGTGCTCCGTGCGGTACCCGTGGTCCGGCGGGGCGGTGCGCCGGGGGTCCGGGGTCGGGGTCATCGGGTTCCTTCGGTCGTCGGGATGCCTCCGGCGGGCCCGGCTCGGTCCACTCCGGTCCAGGCCAGGGCGATCGCCCCGTCGAGCAGGGCCCGTTCGGCCGTCCCGCCCACGCAGTGCGCGGCGAACTCGTGCTGGTGGTTGGTCGCGGGCAGGGAGCCGATGCCGATGTACGGGTGGATGGCCGGCACCACCTGGGAGACGTTGCCCATGTCGGTGGAGGCGCGGTTCATCCGTGCGGCCTGCCCCGGCGGCGCGAACTCCCTGCCCAGCGCGAGGGCGTTCGCACGGTAGTGGCCGAGGGCGGTCCCGTCCGTGCGGAACTCCGCGTACGGCTTGCTCTCCGGCTCGATCCGGAGCTCGCAGCCCGTCGCGAGGGCGCCGGCCTCGAAGGCCCGCATCACGCGCGGTTCGAGGGCGGCCAGTTCGGCGAGCGTCTCCGCCCGTACGTACCACCGTCCGGTCGAGCGCTCCGGGATGGCGTTGGGGGCGTCGCCGGCGTGGGTCACCACGCCGTGCACCCGGGCCGAGGCCGGCAGCTGCTGGCGGAGCAGGCCGATGGCGACCTGGGCCACCGTGAAGGCGTCGGCCGCGTTCACCCCGGCCTCCGGATAGGCCGCGGCGTGCGCGGACCTCCCGGTGTAGGAGATCTTGGAGTGGCTGACGGCGAACGGGCGGGCCTCGGCGACGTCGACCGGCGCCGGATGCACCAGCATCGCGAGGTCCACGCCGGCGAAGGCACCCCGGTCGAGCAGCTCGATCTTGCCGCCGCCGCCCTCCTCGGCCGGGGTGCCGCAGACCTCGACGGTCAGGCCGACGTCGTCGGCGACGGCCGCGAGGCCGAGCGCGGCTCCGACCGAGCTCGCCGCGATGAGGTTGTGCCCGCAGGCGTGGCCGAGGCCGGGCAGGGCGTCGTACTCGGCGCACAGGGCGATCCGTACGGGCCCGCTGCCGTACCGGGCGTGGAACGCCGTCTCCAGGCCCAGGTAGGACGAGGTGACGTCGAATCCTGCCCGGTCGAGGA contains these protein-coding regions:
- a CDS encoding aspartate ammonia-lyase, with protein sequence MTPTPDPRRTAPPDHGYRTEHDMLGDVDVPADAYYGAHTVRAVANFPLTGETLAARPHLIGALAAVKCAAARANAQVGALDAPLASAIETACAEIRDGALRDQFVVDLIQGGAGTSTNMNANEVIANRALELLGRSRGEYAVLHPLDHVNLGQSTNDVYPTALRLALDAHVADLLVALAGLRGAFEGKAAEFADVLKMGRTQLQDAVPMTLGQEFGAYAATLAEDEQRLAEVRPLLHELNLGGTAIGTGLNARPGYRERAVEELRRLTGIPTLVSAPDLVEATQDVGVFVHLSGVLKRIAVKLSKICNDLRLLSSGPQAGLGEIHLPPRQAGSSIMPGKVNPVIPEAVNQIAFEVIGNDVTVTLAAEGGQLQLNAFEPVIHRSLSAGLAHLTAGVGVLAEHCVRGITADRDRLARTVAASTGLVTALGPALGYETACALALEAHHTGRPALDLVRERELLTETELRELTSPAALTGRGAP
- a CDS encoding M20 family metallopeptidase; its protein translation is MRAAREATGALKKAARQAVDRRAEELIGLSERLHADPETAWEEHRAAAAVPELLDRAGFDVTSSYLGLETAFHARYGSGPVRIALCAEYDALPGLGHACGHNLIAASSVGAALGLAAVADDVGLTVEVCGTPAEEGGGGKIELLDRGAFAGVDLAMLVHPAPVDVAEARPFAVSHSKISYTGRSAHAAAYPEAGVNAADAFTVAQVAIGLLRQQLPASARVHGVVTHAGDAPNAIPERSTGRWYVRAETLAELAALEPRVMRAFEAGALATGCELRIEPESKPYAEFRTDGTALGHYRANALALGREFAPPGQAARMNRASTDMGNVSQVVPAIHPYIGIGSLPATNHQHEFAAHCVGGTAERALLDGAIALAWTGVDRAGPAGGIPTTEGTR